Proteins from a single region of Weeksella virosa DSM 16922:
- a CDS encoding helix-turn-helix transcriptional regulator, with protein sequence MQQSLKNTHKSKIKEHNLGREIYVAHIDNFTDSTDTILKGIDKRFIQFYFCSKGNLTFNFNNGLYKFNLKDGNSFLFYNPMLEMPLDLNVSAQSKVFIVALSIKTMHAIFSEYSIDNNFLEETQFDDYYQQKKFPHSMRSIFHQIETINLDTPFEKMFLMAKVYEIFTLYFADIEGKREYCPYLDNEMQAKKLKMAKEILMSNLQNPPHIKDLADEVQLSEYYLKEGFKKIYGNTVYGFVLDKKLEMAREKLITSNQKVKDIAFEIGYENPSHFIAAFKKKYGITPKQFTKELG encoded by the coding sequence ATGCAGCAAAGTTTGAAAAATACCCATAAAAGTAAAATAAAAGAACACAACCTCGGGCGAGAGATTTATGTAGCTCATATTGATAATTTTACCGATTCTACCGATACCATTCTCAAGGGAATTGATAAGCGGTTTATCCAGTTTTATTTTTGTAGTAAAGGCAATCTTACTTTTAATTTTAATAACGGCTTGTATAAGTTTAATCTGAAGGACGGTAATAGTTTTTTGTTTTACAATCCGATGCTCGAAATGCCTCTCGACCTCAATGTTTCTGCACAAAGCAAAGTATTTATCGTTGCTTTATCAATCAAAACCATGCATGCTATTTTTTCGGAATATTCGATTGATAATAATTTTTTAGAGGAAACTCAATTTGACGATTATTATCAACAAAAGAAATTTCCGCACAGTATGCGTTCCATTTTTCATCAAATAGAAACCATAAATCTCGATACACCTTTTGAGAAAATGTTTTTGATGGCAAAGGTGTACGAAATTTTTACTCTATATTTTGCTGATATAGAAGGGAAACGAGAATACTGCCCGTATTTGGATAATGAGATGCAGGCCAAAAAACTAAAAATGGCCAAAGAAATACTGATGAGTAATTTGCAAAATCCTCCGCATATAAAAGATCTTGCCGATGAGGTGCAATTGTCTGAATATTACCTAAAAGAGGGATTCAAGAAAATATATGGCAATACCGTTTACGGTTTTGTTTTGGATAAAAAACTAGAGATGGCACGAGAGAAATTAATCACTAGTAACCAAAAAGTAAAAGATATTGCTTTTGAGATTGGGTATGAAAATCCATCACATTTTATTGCAGCCTTCAAAAAGAAATACGGCATCACCCCGAAACAATTTACCAAAGAACTTGGCTAA
- the hemA gene encoding glutamyl-tRNA reductase, protein MTIRGDKKDQNFYVIGLSYEKADAETRGKFTFFPDKVSDFVKDAKQNGLANFFVVSTCNRTEMYGFAPSAECMIEQYCRFTEGDIEEFRNFVNIQEGKKAVEHLFRVSSGLESQILGDFDIIGQIKIWFTRFKKEGTTNAFLERLINTSIQISKRIKNETLLSNGSASVAFSAVNFILDSQKDLASKNILLYGVGKIGRNTCENLVKHSEGSQITLINRTREKAEILGNKYEVIVKDHADLLEELQKTDILIVATGASKHTITEEMIPMDKSMTIIDMSVPENVVHTLGSRDNIHLVNVDGLSKMVDETLNTRKEAIPLAESIISELMDEFAEWLKTREFVPYIQSFKSRLQFIQDNEIHNLRKDNLSVDENELLLTKKMIQRITNQFASYLLENRDHAEDTYELMQKMFRLKEA, encoded by the coding sequence ATGACGATTAGAGGAGATAAAAAAGACCAAAACTTCTATGTAATCGGCCTAAGTTACGAAAAAGCCGATGCCGAAACTAGAGGTAAATTTACATTTTTTCCAGATAAAGTTAGCGATTTTGTGAAAGATGCAAAACAAAACGGATTAGCTAATTTCTTTGTGGTATCTACTTGCAACCGAACAGAGATGTATGGTTTTGCACCATCTGCTGAATGCATGATAGAACAGTATTGCCGCTTTACCGAAGGTGATATCGAAGAATTCAGAAATTTTGTTAATATACAAGAAGGTAAAAAAGCAGTAGAACATCTTTTCCGTGTATCTTCGGGTCTAGAAAGTCAAATATTGGGTGATTTTGATATCATCGGTCAAATAAAAATTTGGTTTACACGTTTCAAAAAAGAAGGCACTACCAATGCTTTTTTAGAACGACTTATCAATACCTCCATCCAAATTAGTAAACGAATCAAGAACGAAACTTTGCTTAGTAATGGCTCTGCTTCTGTTGCTTTCTCTGCGGTGAATTTTATTTTAGATTCTCAGAAAGATTTAGCTTCTAAAAACATTTTACTTTACGGAGTAGGAAAAATCGGGCGAAACACTTGCGAAAACTTAGTGAAGCACTCAGAAGGTTCGCAAATTACCTTGATAAATAGAACGCGAGAAAAAGCAGAAATTTTGGGTAATAAATACGAAGTGATAGTAAAAGATCATGCCGATTTATTAGAAGAACTCCAAAAAACAGATATACTTATCGTTGCCACTGGAGCAAGTAAACATACAATTACCGAGGAAATGATTCCGATGGACAAATCGATGACCATTATCGACATGTCGGTACCAGAAAACGTAGTGCACACCTTAGGATCTCGCGACAACATTCATTTGGTTAACGTAGATGGATTATCGAAGATGGTAGATGAAACCCTCAACACTAGAAAAGAAGCTATTCCTTTAGCAGAGAGTATTATCAGCGAATTGATGGACGAATTTGCAGAGTGGCTAAAAACAAGAGAATTTGTACCTTATATACAATCATTCAAATCTCGCTTACAGTTCATTCAAGACAATGAGATTCATAACCTAAGAAAAGACAATCTCTCGGTGGATGAAAACGAGTTACTTTTGACCAAAAAAATGATCCAACGAATCACTAATCAATTTGCATCCTATTTGTTAGAGAACAGAGACCATGCAGAAGACACCTACGAATTGATGCAAAAAATGTTTCGATTAAAAGAAGCTTAA
- the hemC gene encoding hydroxymethylbilane synthase — translation MKKIRIGTRQSPLALWQANKVAALLSKKGCEIEIIPIKSEGDLNLKQPIYSLGITGVFTKSLDIALLNNKIDIAVHSLKDVPTVLPEGLALKAFPERANSSDILVYKSNDIFTKTHRTIATGSLRRRAFWLHRYPEDTLVDLRGNVQLRLQKLQDNDWDGAIFAMAGLDRSEIIADLENRKLHYSTIDWMLAAPSQGILGVVAREDFDFPSINNEECELYATVERQFLNVLEGGCTAPIGALVSPLSADMYRFQGTILSLDGKEKIEVVDQFNRSEYKEFGRKMAEKCLEQGAKQLIDTIKQNLRA, via the coding sequence ATGAAAAAAATAAGAATCGGCACCCGTCAAAGTCCTTTAGCTTTGTGGCAAGCCAATAAAGTAGCTGCTTTATTATCAAAAAAAGGTTGTGAAATAGAAATTATCCCTATTAAATCTGAAGGAGATTTGAATCTAAAACAGCCAATTTATTCGTTGGGTATAACTGGGGTTTTTACCAAATCTTTGGACATTGCTTTACTAAACAATAAGATTGACATCGCCGTCCACTCTCTAAAAGATGTACCCACGGTTTTACCAGAAGGCTTAGCGCTAAAAGCTTTTCCCGAAAGAGCCAATTCATCGGATATATTGGTCTATAAATCCAACGACATTTTCACCAAAACACACCGAACCATCGCAACGGGAAGTTTACGTAGAAGAGCTTTTTGGTTGCATCGATACCCCGAAGACACCTTGGTAGATTTGCGTGGAAATGTACAATTACGTTTACAAAAACTACAAGATAATGACTGGGACGGAGCTATTTTTGCTATGGCCGGATTGGATAGATCAGAAATTATTGCAGACCTAGAAAACAGAAAACTTCATTATTCTACAATCGATTGGATGTTGGCAGCGCCTTCACAAGGTATTTTGGGCGTTGTAGCAAGAGAAGATTTCGATTTCCCATCGATCAACAATGAAGAATGTGAACTCTATGCAACGGTCGAAAGACAATTCCTCAACGTTCTAGAAGGTGGGTGTACTGCTCCTATCGGTGCTTTGGTAAGCCCTTTATCGGCCGACATGTATCGGTTTCAAGGAACAATTTTATCCTTGGACGGAAAAGAAAAAATCGAAGTTGTTGACCAATTTAATCGGAGCGAGTACAAAGAATTTGGTCGGAAAATGGCCGAAAAATGTTTAGAGCAAGGAGCAAAACAATTAATCGATACGATTAAACAAAATTTGCGTGCGTGA
- a CDS encoding uroporphyrinogen-III synthase: MIRSVLFTKEIPTQLIEQFLPDMDYRILPSLNIVITDRQTIENKINPTEKINLITSQNSVKAIENIELTGDFYVVGKKTAQKLQAQNRSVVAVENYAAELFARHLSELKQTTIQFFCGNNRRDYLVENLMNNNNQVNQIISYQSIPIENHVEKMYDAYAFFSPLSFTTFLQKNKIPTEALIFSVGTTTTEAIKERITNPIYTADEPLVEAVLKKIKKHRND; encoded by the coding sequence GTGATTCGATCTGTTTTGTTTACCAAAGAAATACCTACTCAACTCATCGAGCAATTTTTGCCCGATATGGATTACCGTATTCTACCTTCGCTAAACATTGTGATTACCGATCGGCAAACGATAGAAAATAAAATAAATCCTACCGAAAAAATAAATCTAATTACGAGTCAGAACAGCGTAAAGGCGATAGAAAATATCGAACTCACAGGAGATTTTTATGTAGTAGGAAAAAAAACAGCTCAAAAATTACAAGCTCAGAATCGCTCGGTCGTTGCAGTAGAAAATTACGCAGCCGAATTGTTTGCTCGTCATTTATCGGAGCTGAAACAAACCACAATTCAGTTTTTTTGCGGCAACAATCGCCGTGATTATTTGGTAGAAAACTTGATGAACAACAATAATCAAGTCAACCAAATCATTAGCTATCAATCAATTCCTATCGAAAATCATGTAGAAAAAATGTACGATGCTTACGCATTTTTCAGTCCGTTAAGTTTCACCACTTTCCTACAAAAAAATAAAATACCGACCGAAGCCTTAATCTTTTCGGTTGGCACTACCACCACCGAAGCCATTAAAGAAAGAATTACAAACCCTATCTATACCGCCGATGAACCATTAGTTGAAGCGGTTTTGAAAAAAATAAAAAAACATCGAAATGATTAA
- the hemE gene encoding uroporphyrinogen decarboxylase, with product MIKNDLFLKALRGEEVDRPPVWMMRQAGRYLPEFIKLRDQYDFFTRCRTPELAAEITLQPIRRFPLDAAIIFSDILVLPQAMGMDFEMKNGIGPWLENPIKTLQDVENLIDPDIEETLGYVMDALDITKKELDNKIPLIGFAGSPWTILCYAVEGRGSKAFDKAKSFCYQNPKAAHLLLEKITKVTIDYLKKKVEHGVNAVQIFDSWGGMLSPQDYDEFSWPYIEQITNALAPHAPVIVFGKGCWFALDKMSRSKASALGVDWTVTPQTARELTGNRITLQGNFDPSRLMSPPKVIQQMVKEMIDGFGTTKYVANLGHGILPTIPVENAQAFIEAVVNYKK from the coding sequence ATGATTAAAAATGACTTGTTTTTAAAAGCCTTACGAGGCGAAGAAGTAGACCGACCACCGGTTTGGATGATGCGTCAAGCAGGTAGATATTTACCCGAATTTATCAAACTACGCGATCAATATGATTTCTTTACTCGTTGCCGAACGCCCGAATTAGCTGCCGAAATTACCTTGCAACCCATTCGTCGTTTTCCTTTGGATGCTGCGATTATCTTCTCTGATATTTTGGTACTTCCGCAGGCAATGGGAATGGATTTTGAGATGAAAAACGGAATAGGTCCTTGGTTAGAAAATCCTATCAAAACCCTACAAGATGTAGAAAATTTAATCGATCCAGATATCGAGGAAACTTTAGGCTATGTGATGGATGCTTTGGATATAACCAAAAAAGAATTGGACAATAAAATTCCTTTGATTGGATTTGCCGGTTCTCCTTGGACAATTTTATGCTACGCCGTAGAAGGTCGAGGATCTAAAGCTTTTGATAAAGCAAAATCATTTTGTTATCAGAACCCTAAAGCTGCTCACTTATTGCTCGAAAAAATCACGAAAGTAACCATCGACTACCTAAAGAAAAAAGTAGAACATGGAGTAAACGCCGTGCAGATTTTCGATTCGTGGGGAGGAATGCTTTCTCCGCAAGATTACGATGAGTTTTCTTGGCCATATATCGAGCAAATTACCAATGCCTTAGCACCTCATGCACCGGTAATTGTTTTCGGGAAAGGATGTTGGTTTGCATTGGATAAAATGAGCCGATCTAAAGCTTCTGCCTTAGGGGTAGATTGGACGGTAACGCCACAAACTGCTCGCGAATTAACCGGAAACCGTATCACGTTACAAGGAAACTTCGATCCATCGAGATTGATGTCGCCACCAAAAGTGATACAACAAATGGTAAAAGAAATGATCGATGGTTTCGGGACTACAAAATATGTTGCCAATCTTGGTCATGGAATCCTACCAACTATTCCGGTAGAAAATGCACAAGCATTTATTGAAGCCGTGGTGAATTACAAAAAATAA
- a CDS encoding thioredoxin domain-containing protein, protein MKKLFLFFTLFIFTIVSAQTKYETLTITNYDSILKKLDSENQNEIYNLNINDFKQLVSKSAKPFTLVYTYAWWCGPCRKKLPQVLEFKNKHQNKVELLILTGEKNPSKYLYMTNKEFNTKYNILFPTFNISDEISTKSKKKFHNFIQTIVPGHSDYGTGLSLNLLIDNKTSEVLYASFTEIETTDSIFSKLNSFISNN, encoded by the coding sequence ATGAAAAAACTTTTTCTATTTTTCACATTATTTATATTCACTATCGTATCTGCTCAAACTAAATACGAGACTCTTACTATTACCAATTACGACAGTATTCTAAAAAAGCTTGACTCAGAAAACCAAAATGAAATATACAATCTAAATATTAATGATTTTAAGCAACTTGTATCTAAATCAGCAAAACCATTTACATTGGTATATACATATGCTTGGTGGTGTGGTCCTTGTCGAAAAAAACTACCACAGGTTTTAGAATTTAAAAATAAACATCAAAACAAAGTAGAATTACTTATTTTAACAGGTGAGAAAAACCCAAGCAAATACCTTTATATGACTAATAAAGAATTCAATACTAAATACAATATTTTATTCCCAACATTTAATATCTCTGATGAAATTTCAACAAAAAGTAAAAAGAAATTTCACAACTTTATTCAAACAATTGTACCTGGACATTCAGACTACGGAACTGGTTTAAGTCTTAATTTATTAATTGATAATAAAACTTCTGAAGTTTTGTATGCATCATTTACTGAAATAGAAACAACAGACTCAATCTTCTCCAAACTAAACTCTTTTATTTCAAACAATTAA